From Desulfobacterales bacterium:
TGAATTGGGTTTATTATTGATGACCCTGATAGTCGGTTTAGGATTAATGTTAAAATTCAAAGTAACTCCTAAGTGGATGCGGAGATTCGTGTATCGCTTTCATACATCGTCGGCGATTTTTTCATCATTGATTCTTGTACTGGCCATTGGCCACCTGATTGTTGATTAAGGGAAATCTGCGGTGAAAATTGCAATTCTTATTTTGGCAATCGGGCTCCTATTGTTCGAGTTTATCGAACATGTGATCTTTCCTTTGATCTGGTTCATCAAAGACCGAAAGAGAAAATCCGTCTGCGGAGTGAATGGCATGTTAGGAAAAATAGGTAAAATAAAATACTGGCAAGAATCTGAAGGACAGGTTTTTGTCAATGGAGAATTGTGGCGAGCTGTTAGCGATTCACCACTATCGGCTGGGGACAGCGTGGTTATCCAAGATGTGGATGGACTCACAGTAAGTGTGATACCTTTCAAAAAGGATAAAGTTAAAAATATCACGTTATAAATTTAATGGGAAATCCTGTGGGATTTATTGTCTTCGCCAACGGCGAGGGTAAACGATAAAGGCGGGCCTTGTGTTCGGAACTATTCTTATTTCAGTCTTTACATTGATGCATATCTATGTTTTTTGGCGTGTTATCTCCGTGCCATTTGTGACTCGCCATATGCCTCGAACGTTTCTCATCGGGTTAGGCGTGCTGCTTTGGGTCATTTTTTTACTTGGACGTGTCATCGGTCACGACCGATCAGGAGTTCTGGCTGGAATTCTTGAATCCCTCGGAATGACCTGGATGGCTGTTCTATTCCTGACTTTCATCTCACTCCTTTTAATAGATATCGTCACTCTCTTCGGCTTTTTCATGCCCCGGTTATCGCTCACTCTGCGTGGATGGGCATTGGTGGTCGGTATGATTCTTTCGATGATCGCGCTCGCCCAGGGCTTGCGACCACCAGTGATTCAAAAATATGAGGTGGCGCTTACAGGCCTTCCCGATGCTATGGACGGTACCGTGCTTATTGCCTTGTCCGATACCCACCTCGGTTCGCAACTCGGTGAGCGTTGGCTAAAGGCTCGAATCGCACAGGTAATAGCGCAGCAGCCCGACCTTGTGGTATTACTCGGCGACATTTTTGAAGGTCATGGCCCTCCTGAAGATGGGTTGATTTTAGCACTTAAACAACTATCCGCACCTCTCGGTATTTGGGCTGTACCCGGCAACCACGAATTCTACGGCGGTGGTGACATGAGCCTGTTCGAAGAGGCAAGCTTCAAATTGCTTCGCAACGGTTGGGTCGATGTAAAGCCTGGCCTTATCCTGGCAGGTGTGGATGATCTCACTAACGCACGCCGAAATGGCCAAGGCGGCGATTTAATCTCACAAGCGCTTGCGGGTCGCCCCCCTGGTGCTGCCATACTCCTTTCCCATTCGCCGTGGCATGCCGATATGGCGGCAAAAGCTGGTGCGGGACTTATGCTATCCGGCCACACTCACGGAGGGCAAATCTGGCCATTCGGCTATCTGGTCCGCAGTCGCTATCCCATTTTGGAGGGACGTTACGAGGTGGATGGTATGACAGTTATCGTATGCAGAGGAACGGGCACATGGGGACCGCGCATGAGGCTTTGGAGGCCCAGTGAAATCCTGAATGTGACACTTAGAAGGAAAGGGGGGAATTTATCTCATTAATCCGCTGAAAAACCGAATATCATTATTGCGCTCAAGGATAATTATCCGAACCCTGAGTTTTCTGATTCCGATTTTTTGCAGAATACCGATTCAATGATTGATTACGAAATCGGCTCTTTGACATTGTCGGGCCGCTTACTATCCGGTAATCCGGTTGATGG
This genomic window contains:
- a CDS encoding NfeD family protein — protein: MKIAILILAIGLLLFEFIEHVIFPLIWFIKDRKRKSVCGVNGMLGKIGKIKYWQESEGQVFVNGELWRAVSDSPLSAGDSVVIQDVDGLTVSVIPFKKDKVKNITL
- a CDS encoding metallophosphoesterase, coding for MFGTILISVFTLMHIYVFWRVISVPFVTRHMPRTFLIGLGVLLWVIFLLGRVIGHDRSGVLAGILESLGMTWMAVLFLTFISLLLIDIVTLFGFFMPRLSLTLRGWALVVGMILSMIALAQGLRPPVIQKYEVALTGLPDAMDGTVLIALSDTHLGSQLGERWLKARIAQVIAQQPDLVVLLGDIFEGHGPPEDGLILALKQLSAPLGIWAVPGNHEFYGGGDMSLFEEASFKLLRNGWVDVKPGLILAGVDDLTNARRNGQGGDLISQALAGRPPGAAILLSHSPWHADMAAKAGAGLMLSGHTHGGQIWPFGYLVRSRYPILEGRYEVDGMTVIVCRGTGTWGPRMRLWRPSEILNVTLRRKGGNLSH